The Periplaneta americana isolate PAMFEO1 chromosome 10, P.americana_PAMFEO1_priV1, whole genome shotgun sequence genome includes a window with the following:
- the LOC138707438 gene encoding uncharacterized protein, producing MEVNIQTSQKKKSKLKDAPVTVYRIIEVPPNIEGVTKTATIQIVPKIELDDEVSNHSNAGDPDKVNVTVTTSFVIDDDSTVKQHSTSQVIRLPVPIQRGRQRKVLNGTSDADGSGSGSELDRNFPCAICSKTFKHSSHLKRHINTHTGERIYKCDLCEKTFLDASTLSRHRKIHSGDKPWSCKICKKSFGTLGSLRRHITVHNQEGRPYQCEICKKRFPDNSSYQKHKFIHTGIKPHVCDICSKAFVHIGDLNCHRKIHVEVKPYNCERCGKDFAKHSNYARHLLIHEGDKEFSCTICGVSYNFQSSLTRHLLTHVRRGNKAAAEAAAEGKLTGGENLNSESDERESSVDTNNPAAEKSKKKVVFNTNQIKVTRTKIKHLNKIKQLHKLQNLVQTERPGNVSPDVDDPQPLDITVTNPPEISAENDAITPDHVESDPTILPPQDELTLKQTTTEDVSSLLISAEDFGSTKDIPQALLPPRLEPTLLATSNEGEYILSTDESGEVISEVQTVVDGGAILSNSDSVITIISISNDPVTITDVSNMKESSSITEDSNVVVALLESAQTADIESETILSDIYADNEQQERKTSSNVQNTKQMLVKVSDFGSKGGVMLKKKGNLLTLKQGKT from the coding sequence ATGGAGGTGAACATTCAGACATCACAGAAAAAGAAGTCAAAATTGAAAGATGCTCCAGTCACTGTATATAGAATAATAGAAGTTCCTCCAAATATTGAAGGAGTTACGAAAACAGCTACAATCCAGATTGTACCAAAAATAGAATTAGATGATGAAGTGTCTAATCACAGTAATGCTGGTGACCCTGACAAAGTCAATGTCACTGTTACAACGTCTTTCGTTATTGACGATGACAGCACAGTGAAACAACATTCCACTTCCCAAGTAATTCGTCTTCCAGTTCCCATCCAACGTGGCCGTCAGCGTAAGGTACTTAATGGAACATCTGATGCAGATGGCAGTGGCAGTGGAAGTGAATTGGACCGAAATTTTCCTTGTGCAATATGTTCAAAAACTTTTAAACACAGTAGTCATTTGAAGAGACATATCAACACTCATACAGGAGAGCGTATTTATAAGTGTGATTTATGTGAAAAGACATTCCTTGATGCTTCTACTCTGTCCCGCCATAGAAAGATTCATTCTGGTGACAAACCGTGGTCCTGTAAGATCTGCAAGAAAAGCTTCGGAACTCTTGGCTCTCTTCGTCGTCACATAACTGTTCATAATCAAGAGGGGAGGCCTTACCAGTGTGAAATATGCAAGAAACGTTTCCCAGATAATAGCAGTTATCAAAAGCATAAGTTCATTCACACCGGTATAAAACCACATGTTTGTGATATTTGTAGCAAGGCTTTTGTTCATATCGGTGACCTCAATTGCCATAGAAAAATCCATGTGGAAGTAAAACCTTACAATTGTGAAAGATGTGGCAAAGATTTTGCAAAACACAGCAATTACGCGAGACACTTGCTTATTCATGAGGGGGACAAAGAATTTTCATGTACAATATGTGGTGTAAGTTACAATTTTCAAAGCTCTCTCACGCGCCACCTTTTAACACATGTCCGCAGAGGTAACAAAGCTGCTGCAGAAGCTGCAGCAGAAGGAAAGCTCACAGGTGGTGAAAATCTAAACTCTGAGTCAGATGAGAGGGAATCTTCTGTAGATACAAACAACCCTGCTGCAGAGAAATCAAAGAAGAAAGTTGTTTTCAATACGAATCAAATTAAGGTTAcaagaacaaaaattaaacaCCTCAATAAAATCAAACAGCTACACAAACTTCAAAATCTGGTACAGACCGAGAGGCCTGGCAACGTGTCACCAGATGTTGATGACCCCCAACCGCTAGATATTACAGTTACGAATCCCCCAGAAATTTCTGCAGAAAATGATGCGATAACTCCAGATCATGTTGAATCTGATCCGACAATTTTGCCACCTCAGGATGAACTTACTTTAAAACAAACAACAACAGAAGATGTATCTTCACTTCTTATCTCCGCCGAGGACTTTGGTTCAACGAAAGACATTCCACAAGCACTTTTACCTCCAAGACTTGAGCCTACACTGCTTGCGACTTCGAATGAAGGTGAATACATTCTCTCCACAGATGAATCCGGTGAAGTCATATCAGAAGTTCAGACAGTGGTAGATGGCGGTGCCATTCTCTCGAATTCTGATTCTGTCATTACTATAATTTCCATCTCAAATGATCCTGTTACAATAACAGATGTTAGCAATATGAAGGAAAGTTCTTCTATAACTGAGGATTCAAATGTTGTTGTAGCTTTGCTGGAATCTGCTCAAACGGCTGACATAGAAAGTGAGACAATACTTTCAGATATCTATGCTGACAATGAGCAGCAGGAGAGGAAGACGTCGTCAAATGttcaaaacacaaaacaaatgcTGGTGAAAGTGTCGGACTTTGGGAGTAAAGGTGGTGTGATGTTGAAAAAGAAGGGAAACCTTCTTACATTGAAGCAAGGAAAGACATAg